In Pseudomonas poae, a single genomic region encodes these proteins:
- a CDS encoding bifunctional diguanylate cyclase/phosphodiesterase produces the protein MLIGSYSPSLVVISLFVAILASYTALDLSGRIATAKGRAVYLWIAGGAIAMGIGVWSMHFIGMLALRLPFALGFDFGITALSLLIAVLSCGFALWLVSQPRLPAWQLAFGALIMGAGISSMHYTGMAAMRMTPGIDYDPTLFGASLLIAVGASGAALWIAYNLRRNTPYVRLARGGAAVVMGFAIVGMHYTGMAAAQFADESFCGAALTGLSGKGLDNLVLVTTLAVLAIALLTSLLDARLEARTAVLADSLSLANQELTHLALHDTLTGLPNRTLLADRIQQSMQAVKEQGGCFALMFIDLDGFKPVNDAFGHHMGDQLLREVGLRLREDLRSQDTLARIGGDEFVLLVQLSQPDDALRLAERQVGLINRAFKVAEHELKISASVGIAMFPGNGGNPQELLMNADAAMYHAKGMGKNGYSFFDVSMNTNARKQLQLLQDLRSAVEHQQFRLYYQPKFDAVSGIPVGAEALLRWEHPQQGLLLPATFIELAEKTGLIIPIGEWVLDEACRQMALWYTQGYEDWRIAVNLSALQFCHAGLVKSVATALERHQLPANNLTLEITETTAMSDADASMTVLQQLSDMGVDLSIDDFGTGYSSLMYLKRLPANELKIDRGFVRDLEHDSDDAAIVSAIVALGQALGLRIVAEGVETDVQQNFLTRLGCNSLQGYLLGHPLPADGFMADIQRAEDAVAPDKSRA, from the coding sequence ATGCTCATCGGTAGCTATTCTCCCTCCTTGGTCGTGATCTCCCTGTTTGTCGCGATCCTTGCTTCCTATACGGCGCTGGACCTCTCCGGGCGCATTGCAACCGCCAAGGGTCGCGCCGTGTATTTGTGGATTGCCGGTGGGGCCATCGCGATGGGCATTGGCGTCTGGTCGATGCATTTCATTGGCATGTTGGCGCTGCGCCTGCCCTTTGCCCTGGGTTTTGACTTCGGCATCACCGCACTGTCGTTGTTGATCGCGGTGTTGTCCTGCGGCTTTGCGTTATGGCTAGTCAGCCAGCCCCGTTTGCCCGCCTGGCAACTGGCGTTTGGCGCGCTGATCATGGGCGCGGGCATCAGCAGCATGCATTACACCGGCATGGCGGCCATGCGCATGACGCCGGGTATCGACTACGACCCCACGCTGTTTGGCGCCTCGTTGTTGATCGCCGTCGGGGCTTCTGGCGCCGCGTTGTGGATCGCGTACAACCTGCGGCGCAACACGCCCTACGTGCGCCTGGCGCGTGGCGGAGCCGCGGTGGTGATGGGCTTTGCCATTGTCGGCATGCACTACACCGGCATGGCGGCCGCACAGTTTGCCGATGAAAGTTTCTGCGGCGCGGCACTCACCGGGTTGAGCGGCAAGGGCCTGGACAACCTGGTATTGGTCACCACCCTGGCCGTGCTCGCAATCGCGTTGTTGACTTCGCTGCTCGACGCACGCCTGGAAGCCCGCACCGCCGTGCTCGCCGATTCGCTGAGCCTGGCCAACCAAGAACTGACCCACTTGGCCTTGCACGACACGCTCACCGGCCTGCCCAATCGCACGTTGCTCGCCGACCGCATTCAGCAATCCATGCAGGCCGTCAAAGAGCAGGGCGGTTGTTTCGCGCTGATGTTTATCGACCTGGACGGCTTCAAGCCGGTCAACGATGCGTTTGGCCATCACATGGGTGACCAGCTGTTGCGCGAAGTGGGCCTGCGCCTGCGTGAAGACTTGCGCAGCCAGGACACGCTGGCACGTATCGGCGGCGATGAGTTTGTGTTGCTGGTGCAATTGAGCCAACCCGACGATGCCTTGCGCCTGGCCGAGCGCCAGGTGGGGCTGATCAACCGGGCGTTCAAGGTTGCCGAGCATGAGCTGAAGATCTCCGCCAGCGTCGGTATTGCGATGTTCCCAGGCAACGGTGGCAACCCGCAGGAGTTGTTGATGAACGCCGACGCCGCGATGTACCACGCCAAGGGCATGGGCAAGAACGGCTACAGCTTCTTTGATGTGTCAATGAACACCAATGCGCGAAAACAACTGCAGCTGTTGCAAGACCTGCGCAGCGCCGTTGAGCATCAACAATTTCGCCTGTACTACCAGCCTAAGTTCGACGCCGTCAGCGGTATTCCGGTAGGGGCCGAGGCGTTGTTGCGCTGGGAGCATCCGCAGCAGGGCTTGCTGCTGCCGGCCACGTTTATTGAGTTGGCGGAAAAGACCGGCCTGATCATCCCCATCGGCGAGTGGGTGCTCGATGAAGCCTGTCGGCAGATGGCCCTCTGGTACACGCAGGGTTATGAGGATTGGCGCATTGCCGTGAACCTTTCGGCGTTGCAGTTCTGCCATGCCGGCTTGGTCAAGAGCGTGGCCACGGCACTGGAACGCCACCAATTGCCGGCCAATAACCTGACCCTGGAAATCACCGAAACCACCGCCATGAGCGATGCCGACGCCAGCATGACGGTGTTGCAACAGCTTTCGGACATGGGCGTCGACCTGTCCATCGATGACTTCGGCACGGGCTATTCCAGCCTGATGTACCTCAAGCGCCTGCCGGCCAACGAGTTGAAGATCGACCGTGGTTTCGTGCGCGACCTGGAGCACGACAGCGATGACGCCGCCATCGTCTCGGCCATC
- a CDS encoding efflux transporter outer membrane subunit has protein sequence MTDSTNTGVKLLVLMMCGALLSACAIGPDYKRPDVTEPVQFKEAQGWRQATPSDSLARGAWWELYGDRQLNDLVVRLNNANQTVAQAEARFRQAQAQVRSARGAFFPTVDLSAGKTRASQGTGSSNASLSSSSSGIRDTLNAQLGVSWEADVWGKLRRGLEANEATAEASSADLAAMRLSQQSELVQDYLQLRVMDEQTRLLQATLDAYQRSLKMTENQYRAGVSGKDAIAQAQTQFKTTQASLIDLIWQRAQLENAIAVLIGEAPANFNLAVSKNIPALPQIPVSVPSQLLERRPDIASAERSVIAANANIGVAKAAYYPDLSLSLAGGYSSSTYADWISLPNRFWSVGPKVAMTLFDGGQRSAEVDRSIASYDETVAKYRQTVLDGFREVENYMVQLKVLEDEAVVSNEALDAARESLRLTENQYKAGLIAYLDVVTVQATALSNERTVLTLLQTRLVASVQLIAALGGGWDGQTKVSAD, from the coding sequence ATGACCGATTCAACCAACACGGGTGTGAAGCTGCTGGTGCTGATGATGTGTGGTGCGCTACTCAGCGCCTGCGCCATCGGCCCCGACTACAAACGCCCCGACGTCACCGAACCGGTGCAATTCAAGGAAGCCCAAGGCTGGCGCCAAGCCACCCCAAGCGACTCCTTGGCGCGTGGCGCCTGGTGGGAGCTGTACGGTGACCGTCAGCTCAATGACCTGGTGGTGCGCCTGAACAACGCCAACCAGACCGTGGCCCAGGCTGAAGCGCGCTTTCGCCAGGCCCAGGCCCAGGTACGCAGTGCACGGGGCGCGTTTTTCCCTACCGTTGACCTGAGTGCCGGCAAGACCCGCGCCAGCCAGGGCACCGGCAGCAGCAACGCCAGCCTCAGCAGCTCCAGCAGCGGCATACGCGACACCCTCAACGCGCAACTGGGCGTGAGCTGGGAGGCGGATGTCTGGGGCAAGTTGCGCCGTGGCCTGGAAGCCAACGAAGCCACGGCCGAAGCCAGTTCAGCGGACTTGGCGGCGATGCGCCTGAGCCAGCAATCGGAACTGGTGCAAGACTACCTGCAACTGCGGGTCATGGACGAGCAGACGCGGCTGCTGCAAGCCACCCTCGACGCCTACCAGCGCTCGTTGAAAATGACCGAAAACCAATACCGCGCCGGTGTCTCCGGCAAGGACGCCATTGCCCAGGCGCAAACCCAGTTCAAGACCACCCAGGCCAGCCTGATCGACCTGATCTGGCAGCGTGCGCAGCTGGAAAACGCCATTGCCGTGCTGATCGGCGAGGCGCCAGCCAACTTCAACCTGGCCGTGAGCAAGAACATTCCGGCACTGCCACAGATTCCAGTGAGTGTGCCGTCGCAGTTGCTGGAACGCCGTCCCGACATCGCCTCGGCCGAGCGCTCGGTGATCGCCGCCAACGCCAACATCGGCGTGGCCAAGGCGGCGTATTACCCAGACTTGAGCCTGAGCCTGGCCGGTGGTTATTCCAGCAGCACCTACGCCGATTGGATCAGCCTGCCGAACCGCTTCTGGTCGGTGGGGCCGAAAGTCGCCATGACCTTGTTCGACGGCGGCCAACGTTCGGCAGAAGTCGACCGTAGCATCGCCAGCTACGACGAGACCGTGGCCAAGTACCGCCAGACCGTACTGGATGGTTTCCGTGAAGTGGAAAACTATATGGTGCAGTTGAAGGTGCTGGAGGATGAAGCCGTGGTCAGCAACGAAGCGCTCGACGCCGCACGTGAGTCCCTGCGCCTGACAGAAAACCAGTACAAGGCCGGCTTGATTGCCTATCTGGATGTGGTGACGGTGCAAGCCACGGCGTTGAGCAATGAGCGCACGGTGTTGACGCTGTTGCAGACGCGGTTGGTGGCGAGTGTGCAACTGATCGCAGCGTTGGGTGGCGGCTGGGACGGCCAAACAAAGGTGAGCGCGGACTAA